In Dehalogenimonas etheniformans, one genomic interval encodes:
- a CDS encoding dCTP deaminase, giving the protein MSVLTGRQIRELVFSGQTLIDPFDDCLVEPATCDLRVFHKVLASPVGDTQTGKVVDLRECPDGYSILPGQMIAILSLERINLPLNIVGRFGIRSSMARKGLNAFGGVQLDPGFRGRLMMNLVNVGPRPVPIYNEFRMFSVEFSKLDEEVEQGYCGPFQDQDDFPADQYNYILSAGT; this is encoded by the coding sequence ATGAGTGTTTTAACCGGGCGTCAGATCAGGGAGCTGGTTTTCTCCGGCCAAACCCTTATAGATCCCTTCGATGACTGCCTTGTCGAACCTGCCACCTGCGATCTCAGAGTGTTTCACAAGGTCCTCGCCAGTCCGGTTGGCGACACCCAAACCGGTAAGGTTGTCGATCTTCGCGAATGTCCCGATGGTTACAGCATTCTTCCCGGTCAAATGATAGCTATTCTTTCTTTGGAAAGAATCAACCTGCCGCTGAATATCGTCGGCAGATTCGGGATAAGGTCTTCGATGGCAAGGAAAGGTTTAAATGCCTTTGGCGGGGTTCAGCTCGATCCGGGATTTCGCGGAAGATTGATGATGAATCTGGTTAACGTAGGTCCGCGCCCTGTCCCTATCTATAATGAGTTCCGGATGTTTTCAGTCGAATTCAGTAAACTGGATGAAGAAGTTGAACAGGGATATTGCGGTCCTTTCCAGGACCAGGATGATTTTCCCGCCGACCAGTACAATTACATTCTTTCGGCGGGGACATAG
- a CDS encoding DUF5946 family protein: MPAEKTICPGCGLELESTETGLDDRFNASCACRRLYDELSCFTLNQADAEFTHQLIVDAYCAQHAGPKVKTISIAFSLIGLYLVFERDYTGRQVQLAHMALAKQSKQWHRFNPPPMTGTLTVSNVLNSINGENYRKNIHDWAGSVWTAWASTHTQVAELAKRYLKLD, translated from the coding sequence ATGCCGGCTGAGAAAACTATTTGCCCGGGCTGCGGTCTTGAGCTCGAATCCACTGAAACTGGACTTGACGACCGGTTCAACGCCTCGTGCGCCTGCCGCCGCCTTTACGATGAGCTATCCTGCTTCACCTTAAACCAGGCGGACGCCGAATTCACCCACCAACTGATCGTGGACGCCTACTGCGCCCAGCACGCCGGTCCGAAGGTCAAAACCATTTCGATTGCCTTTTCCCTGATCGGGCTTTACCTGGTTTTTGAACGCGATTACACCGGCCGCCAGGTCCAGCTCGCCCACATGGCGCTCGCCAAGCAATCAAAACAATGGCACCGCTTCAATCCTCCGCCCATGACTGGAACCCTGACCGTTTCCAATGTTTTGAACAGCATAAACGGCGAGAATTACCGAAAAAACATTCACGATTGGGCGGGATCGGTTTGGACGGCGTGGGCGAGCACGCATACTCAAGTTGCCGAGCTCGCAAAACGATATTTAAAACTCGACTGA
- a CDS encoding acyl-CoA dehydrogenase family protein, with protein MEYFLNELQTTVRDLARGIAEEKVLPVRAELDEKEQFPWEIVKEIAASGLYGIAIPEEYGGIGGGSFELVLAAEQFARVCGGIAVTYAANFLGSDILIDNGSAEQKARFLPDIASGKKLCAFAITEETAGSDAAALKTTAVKTNDGYLINGSKRFITNGGDATIYTIIARTEPGKGARGLSAFIVEKDTPGFTFGRKEKKMGIRTSSTRELLFDDCLIPKENLIGKEGMGFFYAMKLFEKSRPGIGAQAVGIAQGAFEAAMEHAENRVQFGEAIITFQAVQHMLANMAMDIEAARCMVYNAARTVDSGLQKSANMESAMSKVYASDVAMRVTTDAVQIMGGVGYMRDYPVEKFMRDAKITQLYEGTNQILRNIIANELKKRY; from the coding sequence GTGGAATACTTCCTGAATGAGCTTCAAACGACCGTCCGCGACCTTGCCCGCGGCATCGCCGAGGAAAAGGTCCTGCCGGTCCGCGCCGAACTTGATGAAAAAGAGCAGTTCCCCTGGGAGATCGTCAAGGAGATCGCCGCCTCCGGCCTTTACGGCATCGCCATCCCGGAGGAATACGGCGGTATCGGCGGCGGCTCGTTCGAGCTGGTTCTGGCTGCCGAGCAGTTCGCCCGCGTTTGCGGCGGCATCGCCGTGACCTATGCCGCCAATTTCCTGGGCTCCGACATCCTCATAGACAACGGTTCTGCCGAGCAAAAAGCCCGCTTCCTGCCCGACATCGCCTCAGGCAAAAAACTGTGCGCCTTCGCTATCACCGAGGAAACCGCCGGTTCGGACGCCGCCGCCCTTAAAACCACCGCCGTCAAAACCAACGACGGCTACCTCATCAACGGCAGCAAGCGCTTCATAACCAACGGCGGCGACGCCACCATCTACACCATCATCGCCCGCACTGAACCTGGCAAAGGCGCCCGCGGCCTGTCCGCCTTCATCGTGGAGAAAGACACCCCCGGCTTCACCTTCGGCCGCAAGGAAAAGAAGATGGGCATCCGGACGTCTTCGACCCGCGAACTCCTCTTCGACGACTGCCTGATCCCTAAAGAGAACCTCATCGGCAAGGAAGGCATGGGCTTCTTCTACGCCATGAAGCTCTTCGAGAAGTCCCGCCCCGGCATCGGCGCCCAGGCCGTCGGCATCGCCCAGGGGGCTTTCGAGGCTGCCATGGAGCACGCTGAAAACCGCGTCCAATTCGGCGAGGCCATCATCACCTTCCAGGCCGTCCAGCACATGCTGGCCAACATGGCCATGGACATCGAGGCCGCCCGCTGTATGGTCTACAACGCCGCCCGCACTGTGGATTCCGGCCTCCAGAAAAGCGCCAACATGGAATCCGCCATGAGCAAGGTCTACGCCTCGGACGTCGCAATGCGTGTCACCACCGATGCAGTACAGATCATGGGCGGCGTCGGCTACATGCGCGACTACCCGGTCGAGAAATTCATGCGCGACGCCAAGATCACCCAGCTCTATGAAGGCACCAACCAGATCCTGCGCAACATCATCGCCAACGAGTTGAAGAAGAGATACTAA
- the argS gene encoding arginine--tRNA ligase, producing the protein MNGILAVKKSIISLISEAVAQAQGTGKLPAVSVPPILIEHPQNSQHGDYASGLPLKMARATGMKPLDIAGIIAGFIPAVPEIKSVTVAPPGFLNFTLSDAWITEQVENVIASGECYGNIDQGNGKKVQIEYVSANPTGPIHVGHGRGAVLGSSLALALRAAGFDVQQEYYVNDAGNQVMSFKRSLYARYLQQLGIDAEMPAEGYFGHYMIDLARDILQEEGDRFHEMPKDEAVEQLGIVGLRKMLDLIRTDLNRLGVTFDRWFSEQSLYDSGEFAGVLEMLKKSGYVAEKEGAVWFTSTALGESKDNVIIRTDGTPTYFASDIAYHYDKFVRRGFDMVINIWGADHQGHVSRMKAVLQALGVDPARLDVIISQLVTLRRGEELVRLSKRTGEIITLSEVLDEVGSDACRFNFLSRSADSQMDFDLELAKKQSAENPVYYVQYAHARICSIISLARDKEIDYADGDVTKLVEPAELELLRKMLLLPEVIAQVADSFSPHHLAYYAQVLANAFHLFYKDCRVVSADLCLSKARLKLAVAARTVLARTLHLMGMSAPECM; encoded by the coding sequence TTGAACGGAATATTAGCTGTTAAGAAATCGATAATCTCACTCATATCCGAAGCCGTCGCTCAGGCCCAGGGAACCGGTAAATTGCCTGCGGTTTCGGTCCCTCCCATCCTCATCGAGCACCCCCAAAATTCGCAGCATGGCGACTATGCTTCCGGCCTCCCGCTTAAGATGGCTCGCGCCACCGGCATGAAACCCCTCGACATCGCCGGGATCATCGCAGGTTTTATACCGGCCGTGCCCGAGATAAAATCCGTTACAGTCGCCCCTCCCGGTTTCTTGAACTTCACCCTCTCCGACGCCTGGATCACTGAACAGGTTGAGAACGTCATCGCTTCCGGCGAATGCTATGGCAACATCGATCAGGGCAACGGCAAAAAGGTTCAGATCGAATATGTCTCCGCCAACCCCACCGGCCCCATCCACGTAGGCCACGGTCGCGGCGCGGTGCTCGGCAGTAGCCTTGCTTTGGCTCTTCGAGCCGCTGGTTTCGACGTCCAACAGGAATATTATGTCAACGACGCCGGCAACCAGGTCATGTCGTTCAAGCGTTCGCTGTATGCCCGCTACCTGCAGCAGCTTGGCATCGATGCCGAGATGCCCGCCGAGGGTTATTTCGGCCACTATATGATCGACCTGGCGCGGGACATCCTCCAGGAAGAGGGCGACCGGTTCCACGAGATGCCCAAGGATGAGGCGGTAGAGCAACTGGGCATTGTAGGTTTGCGGAAAATGCTTGACCTCATCCGGACGGATCTCAACAGGCTGGGCGTTACCTTCGACCGCTGGTTCTCGGAGCAGAGCCTCTATGACAGCGGCGAGTTTGCCGGCGTCCTCGAGATGCTCAAGAAATCCGGCTACGTCGCCGAGAAAGAGGGCGCCGTCTGGTTCACCTCCACCGCCCTCGGCGAGAGCAAGGACAATGTCATTATCAGGACAGACGGCACACCGACCTATTTCGCATCTGACATCGCTTACCATTACGATAAATTCGTCCGGCGCGGCTTCGACATGGTCATCAACATCTGGGGCGCCGACCACCAGGGCCATGTGTCCCGCATGAAAGCCGTGCTCCAGGCGCTGGGCGTCGATCCCGCCCGCCTCGACGTCATCATCTCCCAGCTTGTTACCCTCCGCCGCGGCGAGGAGCTGGTCAGGCTGTCCAAGCGCACCGGCGAGATCATCACTCTTTCGGAAGTCCTCGATGAAGTCGGGTCCGACGCCTGCCGCTTCAACTTCCTCTCCCGTAGCGCCGACTCCCAGATGGATTTCGATCTCGAACTGGCCAAGAAGCAATCTGCCGAAAACCCGGTCTATTATGTTCAATACGCCCACGCTCGCATCTGCTCCATCATCAGCCTTGCTCGCGATAAAGAGATCGATTATGCCGATGGCGATGTCACCAAGCTGGTCGAACCCGCCGAGCTTGAACTCCTCCGCAAGATGCTGCTTTTGCCTGAGGTTATCGCCCAGGTCGCGGACTCATTCTCACCCCACCACCTCGCCTATTACGCCCAGGTGCTGGCCAATGCCTTCCACCTGTTCTACAAGGACTGCCGCGTCGTCTCTGCCGACCTGTGCCTGTCCAAAGCCCGCTTGAAGCTCGCCGTCGCCGCCCGCACTGTCCTGGCCCGCACCCTGCACCTCATGGGCATGTCCGCGCCGGAATGCATGTAG
- a CDS encoding PQQ-dependent sugar dehydrogenase, with amino-acid sequence MSRNRIIIALLIVAALVFGGFLYWDYLGRRTVPPPTSSIAENLDIPWEMAFLPDNSILLTERPGTVRTIDPGGTLQSQPVLTFTDVATVGEGGLLGMVLHPQFATNGWIYFYYTYQSGTGLANRVVRYTMQGTSFSDHTVIIEGIPGGNIHDGGRIKFGPDGMLYICVGETGNDNLAQDLNSLAGKILRLNDDGAIPATNPFPNSAIYSYGHRNPEGLVWDNQGRLWETEHGQSAQDEINLIEAGKNYGWPLVRGSETAPGMTPPVLASGNVTWAPSGLTILNGSLYFAGLESQSLFKYDMATGTITRYLNGNFGRLRDATAGPDDLLYIMTNNRDGRGIPLTGDDRVIRIIPNNLVEST; translated from the coding sequence TTGTCTAGAAACCGTATTATTATCGCATTGTTGATCGTCGCCGCCCTTGTTTTTGGCGGATTCCTGTATTGGGATTACCTTGGCCGACGCACGGTCCCGCCCCCAACCTCCTCCATCGCAGAGAACCTGGATATTCCCTGGGAAATGGCCTTTTTGCCTGACAACAGCATCTTGCTCACGGAACGCCCCGGAACGGTGAGGACTATTGATCCCGGCGGGACGCTTCAAAGCCAACCTGTTTTGACCTTCACCGATGTAGCTACGGTGGGTGAAGGCGGCCTGCTCGGCATGGTGCTTCATCCACAGTTCGCGACTAACGGTTGGATCTATTTCTACTATACCTACCAATCCGGTACCGGTCTGGCTAACCGTGTCGTCCGTTATACTATGCAAGGTACTTCGTTTTCCGATCACACCGTTATCATCGAAGGCATTCCCGGCGGCAATATCCATGACGGCGGGCGCATCAAATTCGGTCCTGATGGGATGCTTTATATCTGCGTCGGGGAAACCGGCAACGATAATTTAGCCCAGGACCTTAACTCGCTCGCGGGAAAAATTCTCCGTCTCAATGACGACGGCGCGATCCCGGCAACCAATCCTTTCCCCAACTCAGCCATTTATTCCTACGGGCATCGCAATCCGGAAGGGCTGGTATGGGATAATCAGGGTCGGCTGTGGGAAACCGAGCACGGACAAAGCGCCCAGGATGAGATTAATCTCATCGAGGCCGGAAAGAATTACGGCTGGCCTTTAGTCCGGGGAAGTGAAACCGCCCCCGGCATGACTCCTCCCGTTCTAGCCAGCGGGAATGTGACCTGGGCTCCCTCCGGGTTGACCATTCTAAATGGATCATTGTACTTTGCGGGACTCGAAAGCCAGAGCCTTTTCAAATATGACATGGCTACCGGAACCATCACCCGGTACCTGAACGGAAATTTCGGCAGGCTAAGAGACGCCACGGCGGGACCGGACGACCTCCTTTATATCATGACCAACAATCGCGACGGCCGGGGCATCCCACTTACCGGCGATGACCGCGTTATCAGGATCATTCCAAACAACCTGGTGGAATCCACTTAA
- the recG gene encoding ATP-dependent DNA helicase RecG — protein MSLPIERLHAVIALEKKKGFQNTAVIGGFDKFLANWAAEVATSISDKTRLTKFNSYIGDFDYALKAIADRRLSIENLLSFVEEFRTPTSVGVKSGLSKPVDMEPPQIAEPSAIYKKKAPKSKAPAAPPSSLSLPVTTLKGISEATAAKYKKLGITGIRDLLYHFPTRHVDYSQTAKISSLLPGPDQTIVANIWEVRLTTPGGRRSTEAILGDETGNIRALWFNNPYLVKQLHNGDRVVISGRVSDWKGRLVFESPEWEKLEEKELVHTGRLVPVYPLTAGLFPRAVRKLMKEVVDGFSGSLSDYLPSTIRQRRGLTDLPSAISHAHFPEDELSKNAARVRLAFDELFFLQLGVLARKRAWQHSQPASAIPTDKTLFDRFLKSLSFSLTGAQQKSLNEILADLKRTEAMSRLLQGEVGSGKTVVATAAILMAVAAGFQAAFMAPTEILAEQHFRSLTRMLELLSTEKQITEGVTSYIGILPDRPLSVALLIGDAKESGKTAIRGRIKNGDIDLVIGTHALIQKDVKFKILGLAVIDEQHRFGVEQRLSLRQKGTNPHILVMTATPIPRTLALTLYGDLDLSVINELPPGRQTIKTRWLKPEQRASAYAFIRKQVDLKQQAFIICPLVEESEAVQARAATAEYENLKQDVFPDFKLGLLHGRMPAVEKDSVMGAFSAGKLDILVSTPVIEVGIDVPNATVMLIESADRFGLSQLHQFRGRVGRGTEQSYCMLLAENPSEVANARLSVIEKTQDGFILAEEDLKLRGPGEFFGTRQSGLPDLKMAKLSDVPILEMAREEATRLFQEDPGLKKPEHRALYDELIRIWPQTGEWS, from the coding sequence ATGTCCTTACCAATCGAGCGGCTCCACGCTGTAATTGCTTTAGAAAAGAAAAAAGGGTTCCAGAATACCGCTGTCATCGGCGGATTTGATAAATTCCTGGCAAATTGGGCTGCTGAAGTCGCTACCTCCATCTCTGACAAGACTCGTTTAACCAAATTTAACAGTTACATCGGCGATTTCGACTATGCCTTAAAAGCGATCGCCGACCGTCGGTTAAGTATTGAAAATCTCCTATCCTTTGTAGAAGAATTTCGAACCCCTACTTCGGTTGGAGTAAAATCGGGGCTATCCAAACCGGTCGATATGGAGCCGCCTCAGATTGCCGAACCCTCCGCCATCTACAAGAAAAAAGCCCCGAAGTCGAAGGCGCCGGCCGCTCCCCCATCTTCACTATCATTGCCGGTCACCACGTTGAAAGGCATAAGCGAAGCCACCGCCGCCAAGTACAAAAAGTTGGGCATCACTGGTATCCGTGACCTTCTTTATCATTTCCCCACGCGGCATGTCGATTATTCTCAAACGGCGAAGATTTCCTCTCTCCTCCCCGGACCCGATCAGACCATCGTGGCCAACATCTGGGAGGTGCGGTTGACCACGCCGGGCGGCCGGCGCTCCACAGAAGCCATCCTGGGGGACGAAACGGGTAACATCCGGGCATTGTGGTTCAACAACCCCTACCTTGTGAAGCAACTCCACAACGGCGACAGAGTGGTCATCAGCGGCCGGGTCAGCGATTGGAAGGGTAGGCTGGTCTTCGAGTCGCCTGAATGGGAAAAACTCGAGGAAAAGGAATTGGTTCACACCGGGCGGTTAGTGCCGGTTTACCCCCTGACCGCAGGCTTGTTCCCGCGCGCGGTTCGGAAATTGATGAAAGAGGTGGTGGATGGGTTCTCAGGGTCTCTGTCTGATTATCTGCCTTCCACAATCAGGCAGCGTCGTGGTCTTACAGATCTCCCGTCCGCAATCTCCCACGCACATTTCCCGGAGGACGAGCTCTCAAAAAATGCCGCGCGGGTTCGCCTTGCTTTCGATGAACTCTTCTTTCTGCAATTAGGAGTATTAGCTCGAAAACGTGCCTGGCAACATTCACAACCGGCTTCGGCTATCCCCACCGATAAAACATTATTCGATAGGTTTCTTAAATCGCTGTCCTTTAGCCTCACCGGCGCTCAGCAGAAGTCGCTCAACGAGATCCTGGCAGACCTGAAACGCACCGAGGCTATGAGCCGCCTGTTACAGGGTGAAGTCGGCTCTGGCAAGACGGTAGTGGCTACAGCTGCCATTCTGATGGCGGTTGCCGCCGGATTCCAGGCTGCCTTCATGGCGCCGACGGAAATCCTTGCGGAGCAGCATTTCCGATCTCTGACTAGGATGCTTGAGCTCCTGTCGACTGAAAAACAGATAACCGAAGGAGTCACCAGCTATATCGGAATCTTACCCGACCGCCCCCTGTCCGTGGCTCTCCTCATCGGTGATGCCAAGGAATCGGGAAAAACCGCGATTCGCGGCAGAATCAAGAATGGTGACATCGATCTGGTAATAGGCACCCACGCTCTCATCCAGAAGGATGTTAAATTCAAGATATTGGGGCTTGCGGTGATCGACGAACAGCACCGGTTTGGGGTTGAGCAAAGACTCAGTCTGCGCCAGAAAGGTACCAATCCCCATATCCTTGTCATGACCGCAACTCCGATTCCTCGCACCCTCGCCCTGACCCTTTACGGGGATCTCGACCTTTCGGTCATCAACGAACTGCCGCCCGGCCGCCAGACTATCAAAACCCGGTGGCTGAAACCTGAACAGCGCGCCAGCGCCTATGCCTTCATCAGGAAACAGGTAGACCTGAAACAGCAGGCTTTCATCATCTGCCCGTTGGTCGAAGAATCAGAGGCAGTGCAGGCCAGGGCGGCAACCGCCGAGTATGAAAACCTGAAACAGGACGTCTTCCCGGACTTCAAGCTTGGACTGCTCCACGGCAGGATGCCGGCGGTTGAAAAGGATTCGGTCATGGGAGCCTTCAGCGCAGGGAAACTGGACATCCTGGTTTCAACGCCGGTCATCGAGGTCGGCATCGATGTTCCGAATGCCACCGTGATGCTGATCGAGTCCGCCGACCGTTTTGGTCTTTCACAGCTTCACCAATTCCGCGGCCGCGTCGGCCGGGGCACGGAACAAAGCTACTGCATGCTTTTGGCCGAAAATCCGTCCGAGGTTGCCAACGCCCGCCTTTCAGTGATCGAGAAAACCCAGGATGGCTTCATTCTCGCTGAAGAAGATCTAAAGCTTCGAGGCCCTGGAGAATTCTTCGGCACCCGCCAATCTGGTTTGCCCGACTTGAAAATGGCCAAGCTTTCCGATGTCCCGATCCTGGAAATGGCGCGTGAAGAAGCCACCCGGCTCTTCCAGGAAGATCCGGGACTGAAAAAACCTGAACATCGCGCCCTATACGACGAACTAATCCGCATCTGGCCGCAGACAGGGGAGTGGAGTTAG
- a CDS encoding DegV family protein encodes MTVKIVTDSTSDLTPALAKQFDISVVPLTVSFGRESFLDRVEISTDEFYRRLTTEEVFPQTTQPSPNAFASVYKKLCAETHEVMVLTISKKLSGTYDSALSATQMVKAECNIEVIDSESTAAALGILAIWASKQASSGMSLADLKKAVQSRVADIKPVVAFDTLKYLARGGRIGKAKGFLGVLLSVKPVLTTKDGEVSPLTQVRTMKAGIDVLYNFAASHKRIDEMAVEYATTPDMADALIERLGAIYPRENIYLTTFSPVLGCYMGPNVISVSVMGKA; translated from the coding sequence ATGACTGTCAAAATCGTGACCGATTCCACATCCGACCTCACGCCTGCGCTGGCCAAGCAATTTGACATCAGTGTCGTCCCTCTTACCGTGTCGTTCGGCCGCGAATCCTTCCTCGATCGCGTTGAAATTTCAACCGACGAGTTTTACAGGCGGTTGACTACTGAAGAAGTCTTCCCCCAGACCACCCAGCCCTCCCCAAACGCCTTTGCCAGCGTCTACAAAAAATTATGCGCCGAGACTCATGAAGTCATGGTTCTCACAATCTCCAAAAAGCTCTCCGGAACTTACGATTCTGCGTTATCAGCGACACAAATGGTAAAAGCGGAATGTAACATTGAAGTCATCGATTCGGAATCCACCGCGGCAGCGCTGGGGATTTTGGCGATATGGGCTTCCAAGCAGGCTTCCTCAGGGATGTCTCTTGCAGACCTCAAAAAAGCCGTGCAAAGCCGCGTCGCTGATATCAAACCTGTCGTGGCGTTCGATACTCTTAAATACCTTGCCCGCGGGGGGCGAATTGGCAAGGCCAAGGGTTTTTTAGGAGTGTTGCTTTCTGTAAAGCCGGTTCTAACCACCAAAGACGGCGAAGTATCTCCTTTGACCCAAGTCCGGACCATGAAAGCCGGGATCGACGTGCTATACAATTTTGCCGCCAGCCACAAGCGAATTGACGAGATGGCCGTAGAATATGCCACTACGCCCGACATGGCGGATGCTTTAATCGAAAGACTCGGAGCCATATATCCTAGGGAAAATATCTATCTGACCACATTCAGCCCGGTCTTGGGCTGCTATATGGGGCCGAATGTGATTTCGGTCTCGGTAATGGGCAAGGCTTAG
- a CDS encoding DAK2 domain-containing protein — MSAQAIMTGQEMRDMLAAAAAWLEKSASDIDALNVFPVPDGDCGTNMLLTLRSAVDETSRVTADNVGEISAAVAKGALMGARGNSGVISSQIWRGVATVFEGKETVTAGDWAEALTKAVETAYKGLSNPVEGTILTVLTDVAGAARTSAEKDNSIVKLIESAMNAASESVARTPKLLPALRDAGVVDAGGQGLFTELEGMLHYLRGETEQMQFKKSRVIASSIPLAAKPASRLSPNDEEPFGYCTEFLLKGNNLDLNKIRARLKRKGVSLIVVGDSSTIRVHIHALAPGRVINYVTKLGTVHKVSIRNMDEQHEDFLALQKDRQPTVEIAIVAIVAGDGFADVFASLGASGIVAGGQTMNPSTKDILQAIEAAGSEKVIILPNNKNIVPAAEQVKQLTHKTIAVIPTETLPQGVASLLAFDYEADFDSNVQRMNEARTSVRTVEITHAVRDTKFNGLVIKKGQAIGLLDGHLAAVDEASDKVLADLLAKTDLSKIEVMTLYFGGGTAEPTARAMAESLMAKYPGKQVEVVCGGQPHYDYVVSLE; from the coding sequence ATGTCAGCCCAAGCGATCATGACCGGACAGGAAATGCGCGACATGCTGGCTGCTGCTGCCGCCTGGCTTGAAAAAAGCGCATCCGATATCGACGCTTTAAATGTTTTCCCTGTGCCCGATGGCGATTGTGGCACCAACATGCTCCTCACCCTCCGCTCTGCAGTGGACGAGACGTCCAGGGTCACTGCGGATAACGTCGGAGAAATCTCGGCGGCCGTAGCCAAGGGCGCTCTCATGGGTGCCAGGGGCAACTCCGGGGTTATTTCCTCCCAGATATGGCGCGGTGTAGCCACGGTTTTCGAAGGTAAGGAAACAGTCACCGCAGGGGACTGGGCGGAAGCCCTGACCAAGGCGGTCGAGACCGCTTACAAAGGCTTGTCCAATCCGGTCGAGGGCACTATCCTGACCGTTCTGACCGATGTGGCCGGCGCAGCAAGGACCTCGGCTGAGAAAGACAACTCCATCGTTAAACTTATTGAGTCGGCGATGAACGCTGCATCTGAATCCGTCGCGCGGACCCCTAAATTGTTGCCCGCCCTGCGTGACGCCGGGGTTGTTGATGCCGGCGGTCAGGGCTTGTTTACCGAACTCGAGGGGATGCTCCATTACCTTCGCGGCGAAACCGAACAGATGCAATTCAAAAAGTCTCGAGTCATCGCCAGTTCGATTCCATTGGCGGCCAAACCGGCGTCCCGTCTTTCGCCAAACGACGAAGAGCCGTTCGGATACTGCACCGAGTTCCTCCTGAAGGGTAATAATCTCGACCTGAACAAGATCCGCGCCCGCCTGAAGCGCAAGGGCGTGTCTCTTATCGTCGTCGGTGATTCCTCCACTATTCGCGTCCACATCCACGCTCTGGCCCCCGGCAGGGTGATTAACTACGTCACCAAGCTAGGTACGGTTCACAAAGTCAGCATTCGCAACATGGACGAGCAGCATGAAGACTTCCTGGCCTTGCAGAAGGACCGGCAGCCGACCGTAGAGATCGCTATCGTAGCGATCGTCGCCGGCGATGGGTTCGCAGATGTGTTTGCATCACTAGGTGCTTCCGGTATAGTGGCCGGCGGACAGACGATGAACCCATCAACCAAGGACATCCTCCAGGCGATTGAAGCCGCAGGTTCCGAAAAGGTGATTATCCTGCCCAACAACAAGAACATCGTTCCCGCTGCGGAGCAGGTGAAACAGCTGACCCACAAAACTATAGCCGTTATCCCCACGGAGACTCTGCCGCAGGGTGTAGCGTCTCTTCTGGCCTTCGATTATGAAGCGGATTTTGATTCCAATGTCCAGCGAATGAATGAAGCCAGGACCAGCGTCCGCACCGTGGAGATTACTCACGCCGTACGCGATACCAAGTTTAACGGTTTGGTTATCAAGAAAGGCCAGGCAATCGGCCTTTTGGATGGTCACTTGGCAGCCGTAGACGAGGCATCTGATAAGGTTCTGGCGGACCTTTTGGCGAAAACCGATCTTTCCAAGATCGAAGTCATGACCCTCTATTTCGGAGGCGGCACGGCGGAGCCGACTGCCCGGGCCATGGCTGAAAGCCTTATGGCAAAATATCCAGGCAAGCAGGTGGAAGTGGTCTGTGGTGGACAACCTCATTATGACTATGTTGTGTCACTAGAATAA
- the rpmB gene encoding 50S ribosomal protein L28: MKCDYCGKTPMFGHNVSHSKRRTNRRSEPNCHPARVLLNGKSTRLSLCTRCLRTLSKMAAA, encoded by the coding sequence ATGAAATGCGATTATTGCGGCAAAACACCGATGTTTGGTCATAACGTTTCTCATTCCAAACGACGCACCAACCGCCGTTCCGAACCCAACTGTCATCCCGCCCGCGTCCTTTTGAACGGCAAGTCCACCCGGTTATCGCTCTGCACCCGCTGCCTCCGAACTCTGTCTAAAATGGCTGCAGCCTAA